In Enterobacter cloacae, the following are encoded in one genomic region:
- a CDS encoding AI-2E family transporter: MRFNGLTKGFFIFILALVTWAFFDVLSPYSSAILWAAVLTVIFNPVKNKLRAMLGDRNGLASLLTIGIICLIVFIPLMVIFSSLAIELNVVYTKLQQNNTPFPEAIARLFAHLPGWASVFLADHNLDSATQIQKKLSDVALQGGQYLAGSAFLIGKGTFGFAISFGIMLYLLFFLLKDGPYLVRQILDSLPLSDFAKQHLFAKFVGVSRATVKGTAVVAVVQGLLGGIAFAIVGIDGSVLWGALMAFLSLVPAVGSAIVWVPAAIFLFATHQLWQGLFIVGFFVIIVGLVDNILRPLLVGKDTKMPDYLILIATLGGMEVYGINGFVIGPLIAALFIACWNLFSGRDHEGNVDELDAEFIEEGKRPTDL, translated from the coding sequence ATGCGCTTTAACGGACTGACCAAAGGCTTCTTTATTTTCATCCTCGCCCTTGTGACATGGGCCTTCTTTGATGTGCTGTCGCCCTATTCCTCCGCAATTCTGTGGGCCGCCGTTCTGACCGTCATCTTTAACCCGGTGAAAAACAAACTGCGCGCCATGCTGGGGGACCGCAACGGGCTGGCTTCGCTGTTGACCATCGGCATTATCTGCCTGATCGTCTTTATCCCGTTGATGGTGATCTTCTCGTCACTCGCCATTGAGCTGAACGTGGTTTACACCAAGCTACAACAAAACAATACCCCGTTCCCGGAAGCGATCGCCCGTCTTTTTGCCCACCTGCCAGGCTGGGCCAGCGTGTTCCTGGCCGACCATAATCTGGACAGCGCGACGCAAATTCAGAAAAAACTCTCCGATGTGGCCTTGCAGGGTGGGCAGTACCTGGCAGGCAGTGCGTTTCTGATTGGCAAAGGGACGTTTGGCTTCGCAATCAGTTTCGGCATTATGCTTTATCTTCTGTTCTTTCTGCTCAAAGACGGGCCGTATCTGGTACGCCAGATCCTCGATTCCCTGCCCCTGTCTGATTTTGCCAAACAACACCTGTTCGCCAAATTTGTGGGCGTCTCACGGGCCACGGTCAAAGGCACGGCGGTGGTGGCGGTGGTTCAGGGCCTCCTCGGCGGGATTGCATTTGCCATTGTGGGCATCGACGGCAGCGTACTCTGGGGCGCACTGATGGCGTTCCTCTCGCTGGTACCTGCCGTAGGCTCGGCAATCGTCTGGGTACCGGCAGCCATTTTCCTGTTCGCCACACACCAGCTATGGCAAGGGCTGTTTATTGTCGGCTTCTTTGTGATTATCGTCGGGCTGGTGGACAATATCCTGCGTCCACTTCTGGTGGGTAAAGACACCAAAATGCCGGATTACCTGATCCTGATTGCAACGCTCGGCGGAATGGAAGTGTATGGTATTAATGGCTTTGTTATTGGGCCACTCATTGCCGCACTGTTTATCGCCTGCTGGAATCTCTTTTCCGGACGCGATCACGAAGGTAACGTCGATGAGCTTGATGCAGAATTTATAGAAGAAGGGAAAAGACCTACAGATTTATAA